One genomic region from Cytophagales bacterium encodes:
- a CDS encoding CoA pyrophosphatase, which produces MNTFIKNLTRSFKNSLPGEVAQYKMAPYGRLLKEEALKLNANPRLSAVLILLYPVKGAKRIEHSPASWRGKEHHSKGSAFSIYTVLILRTSDHGVHSGQVSFPGGKKEESDRSLEDTALREAEEEIGIKKNDVKVIGPLSELYIPTSGFLVQPFVGYLNKKPLFHPDKNEVQKLIEVPLDLIMDDGIVKVTTILKSKTRNQKSEIRIPYFDIHGEVVWGATAMMLSELKEILVGIGI; this is translated from the coding sequence TTGAACACTTTTATAAAAAACCTAACACGCTCCTTTAAAAATTCCCTGCCAGGTGAAGTTGCCCAGTACAAGATGGCGCCTTATGGACGTTTATTAAAAGAAGAGGCATTAAAGCTCAATGCAAATCCCAGGCTTAGTGCTGTACTGATATTACTTTATCCTGTTAAAGGAGCAAAGCGCATAGAGCATAGCCCCGCCAGTTGGAGGGGTAAAGAGCATCACTCAAAGGGCTCTGCGTTCAGCATATATACAGTTTTGATTTTACGAACATCTGATCATGGAGTCCACAGCGGACAGGTAAGCTTTCCGGGAGGGAAAAAAGAAGAAAGTGACAGATCGTTGGAGGATACAGCATTAAGGGAAGCAGAGGAGGAGATTGGCATCAAGAAAAATGATGTAAAAGTAATAGGTCCCTTGTCAGAGCTTTATATACCTACCAGCGGGTTTTTAGTACAACCTTTTGTTGGATACTTAAATAAAAAACCCTTATTTCATCCCGACAAGAATGAAGTGCAAAAATTGATTGAAGTGCCGCTTGATCTTATTATGGATGATGGTATTGTAAAAGTAACCACCATTCTAAAATCAAAAACCCGAAATCAAAAATCCGAAATTCGAATACCTTATTTTGACATACATGGAGAAGTAGTCTGGGGAGCTACGGCTATGATGTTGAGTGAATTGAAAGAGATTTTAGTGGGTATAGGGATATAA
- a CDS encoding T9SS type A sorting domain-containing protein has product MKNYLPYSFLLISCIVSQLCCSQIVFNQKYNTNNSPSRANSVIQTTDSSYIVVGTTSNALEMYILKVNSIGDTLWSIVYDLGIGGGDIIYNGLQVDDENILVGGVTADISQMKSDAFLIKLDNYGNKIWEQKYGLFTNSEGCYDIKQNQDQGFIFVGWRYNIDSSGNSTDSDVYLVKTDSSGIMQWEQIYGGVDYDLIRSIDFTSDRGYILGGTTFSFGLGPYDLYLIKTDSAGNFQWQKTFGDSMRDYGNSVVTTNDGGYVLVGASEVSTDNYEAYIVKTDSTGNIEWERTFGKGPEYDEFTKVKILPDGSYIACGNTLDYSGTRNKPVGFIMKISPSGDSLWSRTYDYYTSDSTDHYFYGMDLTYDGGFVMCGMVINNKTVTKNDVWLVKTDCMGYDTITPSAQAGFTYNLDTIIAGFTFTNLSQYATEYLWYFGDGDSSTAVNPTHIYPDTGKYVVTLIAKGCEEVEKDTVTDTITVILTGTLSQTSYGVLMKIYPNPANQSITILYDLPANTKKCFISLYNFIGRKVKDYPANQKQNSLTIRINDIETGVYFMQLAADGVIVAREKIVIVK; this is encoded by the coding sequence ATGAAAAATTATCTTCCATATAGTTTCTTACTTATTAGTTGCATAGTATCTCAACTTTGCTGCTCACAAATAGTTTTTAATCAAAAATATAATACCAATAATTCTCCATCCAGAGCCAATTCGGTTATCCAAACAACAGATAGTAGTTATATTGTTGTTGGTACTACTTCAAATGCTCTTGAAATGTATATTTTAAAAGTTAATTCTATTGGTGATACTTTATGGTCAATAGTATATGATTTAGGAATAGGAGGGGGGGATATTATATATAATGGATTACAGGTAGATGATGAGAATATTCTTGTAGGGGGAGTAACAGCTGATATTAGCCAAATGAAATCAGATGCTTTTTTAATAAAATTAGACAATTACGGCAATAAGATTTGGGAACAAAAATACGGGCTTTTTACTAATAGTGAAGGATGTTATGATATCAAACAAAATCAAGATCAAGGATTCATTTTTGTAGGTTGGAGATATAATATAGATAGTAGTGGAAACAGCACTGATTCTGATGTCTATTTAGTAAAAACCGATAGTTCAGGAATAATGCAATGGGAACAAATTTATGGAGGTGTTGATTATGATTTAATAAGATCAATAGATTTTACCAGTGACAGGGGATATATTTTAGGGGGTACAACTTTTAGCTTTGGTTTAGGCCCCTATGATCTGTATTTGATCAAAACAGACAGTGCCGGTAATTTTCAATGGCAAAAAACTTTTGGTGACAGTATGCGTGATTATGGAAATTCGGTAGTAACAACTAATGACGGAGGTTATGTATTAGTAGGCGCTTCGGAGGTAAGTACGGATAATTATGAAGCGTACATCGTAAAAACTGACAGTACCGGTAATATTGAATGGGAACGCACTTTTGGAAAAGGACCGGAATATGATGAATTTACAAAAGTAAAAATATTACCTGATGGAAGTTATATTGCTTGTGGAAACACGCTTGATTACAGTGGTACAAGGAACAAGCCGGTAGGATTTATAATGAAAATAAGCCCCAGCGGAGACAGCTTATGGTCAAGAACGTATGATTACTACACCAGCGACAGCACCGATCATTACTTTTACGGCATGGATCTCACATACGATGGTGGTTTTGTGATGTGTGGTATGGTGATCAATAATAAGACTGTCACAAAGAATGATGTGTGGTTAGTGAAGACAGATTGTATGGGGTATGATACGATCACTCCTTCTGCTCAGGCTGGTTTTACTTATAACCTTGATACTATTATAGCTGGTTTTACTTTTACAAATCTAAGCCAGTATGCAACAGAATACTTGTGGTATTTTGGTGATGGTGATAGCAGTACAGCAGTCAATCCTACTCATATTTACCCTGATACAGGTAAATATGTTGTAACTTTAATTGCCAAAGGATGTGAGGAAGTCGAGAAAGATACTGTAACAGATACGATTACTGTAATACTTACCGGTACTTTATCACAAACAAGTTACGGTGTACTAATGAAAATCTATCCAAATCCGGCAAATCAATCAATTACTATTCTTTATGATCTACCTGCAAATACAAAGAAATGTTTTATATCTTTATACAATTTCATAGGCAGAAAAGTTAAAGATTATCCGGCCAATCAAAAACAAAATTCATTGACCATTCGTATAAATGATATAGAAACAGGAGTGTACTTTATGCAGTTGGCAGCAGACGGGGTGATAGTTGCAAGGGAGAAAATTGTAATCGTTAAATAA
- a CDS encoding PKD domain-containing protein, with protein sequence MKNLKNSIIPSYLVLFLIICNYHAYGASGGCDITNPDPNYPPNFCHMDVPTLNVDFTGNPDSLWCAPDTIIRNCQCCGVPGNLDCFQFFVTMDPGAEWVTLKCKYPFCPPGMEIYVECTQPSYTWIPGGADICLNTKGVGPYQISACKQGVDTAGFCIQSHPKQNIFVEPDVFFYCDTTGMDSWQVPFTFDTLTNFTLTFGDPYACISDTFVVDTSSAWPDSLNICNAVITGPLWYPGDTIWHTYDSAGIYWVTILHYLTPFCENWEGFRVITAKEGSAAFYENDYTYDVVGCHPYTVYFSNISCGVVSYLWNFGDGDTSTVENPVHTFTNLSAIPDTVYAVTLIVTDSSGNQDSTTHYVTVFPKPIAGFIADTISDSFPLTVTFFNTSAGANSFIWDFGDGDTSSQQNPVHTYDSATTYYVCLIAINSCGSDTICDTVSVICPNPVSMFGYTDLLLTVNFSDSSTGAANWLWDFGDGDTSTLQNPIHTYDSSGIYNVCLTVTNLCGSDTICDPVTVVCPNPVALFGYTDSLMTVNFSDSSTGAANWLWDFGDGIGTSTAKDTTYTYASAGAYWVTLTVTNPCGSDTTTRLVAVDVLGINEIWLSYKIKLYPNPNTGNMQLDYEFQEGQEGELIIFDIMGRKLFTYPLVNGNTINISEGSLKNGLYFYKIIINDVIVKTDKLIILK encoded by the coding sequence ATGAAAAATTTAAAGAATAGCATTATTCCTTCATATTTAGTATTATTCTTAATTATATGCAATTATCACGCTTATGGCGCAAGCGGTGGTTGTGATATTACAAATCCTGATCCCAATTATCCTCCCAATTTCTGCCATATGGATGTACCTACTCTCAATGTTGACTTTACAGGAAATCCTGATAGTTTGTGGTGCGCCCCTGATACAATAATAAGAAATTGCCAGTGCTGCGGTGTACCCGGAAATCTAGATTGTTTTCAATTTTTTGTTACGATGGATCCTGGCGCTGAATGGGTGACGCTCAAGTGTAAGTATCCTTTTTGTCCCCCGGGAATGGAAATTTATGTGGAATGTACACAACCTTCATATACATGGATACCAGGTGGAGCAGATATATGTCTTAATACGAAAGGAGTTGGCCCATATCAAATTTCAGCATGTAAACAGGGTGTAGATACAGCAGGTTTCTGTATTCAGTCACACCCAAAACAAAATATATTTGTTGAACCTGATGTTTTTTTCTATTGTGATACTACAGGTATGGATTCATGGCAAGTACCTTTTACATTTGATACACTTACCAATTTCACATTAACATTTGGAGATCCTTATGCCTGTATAAGCGATACTTTTGTTGTAGATACTTCTTCTGCCTGGCCTGATAGTTTAAATATTTGTAATGCTGTGATCACAGGCCCTCTATGGTATCCAGGTGATACTATCTGGCACACTTATGATAGTGCAGGTATTTATTGGGTTACTATATTACACTATTTAACTCCATTTTGTGAAAATTGGGAAGGTTTTAGAGTAATTACTGCAAAAGAGGGTTCCGCTGCGTTTTATGAAAATGATTATACCTATGATGTTGTTGGATGCCATCCTTATACGGTTTATTTCAGTAACATTTCTTGCGGAGTAGTCAGTTATTTATGGAATTTCGGGGATGGTGATACCTCTACGGTTGAGAATCCTGTACATACATTTACCAACCTATCTGCAATTCCAGATACAGTCTATGCGGTAACTTTAATTGTAACAGATTCTTCCGGCAATCAAGATTCTACCACGCATTATGTTACTGTATTCCCAAAACCAATTGCCGGTTTTATCGCTGATACTATTTCAGACAGTTTCCCGCTAACAGTGACCTTTTTTAACACCTCAGCCGGAGCCAACTCATTTATCTGGGATTTTGGAGATGGTGATACCAGTTCTCAACAAAATCCTGTACACACCTATGATAGTGCAACAACTTATTACGTATGCCTGATTGCCATAAATAGTTGCGGTTCAGACACCATTTGTGATACTGTATCTGTAATATGCCCCAATCCTGTTTCAATGTTTGGTTATACAGATTTATTATTAACAGTAAATTTTTCAGATTCTTCAACAGGTGCAGCCAACTGGCTATGGGATTTTGGAGATGGAGATACCAGTACGCTGCAAAATCCCATACATACTTATGACAGTTCAGGGATTTACAATGTTTGCTTAACTGTTACCAATCTATGTGGTTCGGATACCATATGTGATCCTGTAACAGTAGTCTGCCCCAATCCTGTTGCATTATTCGGCTACACAGATTCTTTAATGACGGTTAATTTTTCAGATTCTTCAACAGGTGCAGCCAACTGGCTATGGGATTTCGGAGACGGAATAGGTACTTCTACTGCAAAAGATACAACCTATACTTACGCTTCTGCCGGCGCTTACTGGGTAACTTTAACCGTAACCAATCCATGCGGCAGTGATACAACTACGCGTTTGGTTGCAGTGGATGTGTTGGGTATTAATGAAATATGGTTATCATATAAAATTAAATTATACCCCAATCCTAATACCGGCAATATGCAATTAGATTATGAATTTCAGGAAGGGCAGGAAGGAGAATTGATAATTTTTGATATAATGGGTAGAAAATTATTCACTTACCCTCTTGTAAATGGCAATACCATTAATATAAGCGAGGGTTCATTGAAAAATGGTTTATACTTTTATAAGATCATTATTAACGATGTGATCGTTAAAACTGATAAATTGATAATTTTAAAATAA
- a CDS encoding c-type cytochrome, giving the protein MSFKALASSDENTDTAAVAPATTPSSTESAAIGFGVSTDEAIISQGKILFSDNCTQCHEVSNDDVIGPGLKDVHKRRPLEWILKFVKNSQKVIKSGDKYAVDLFNKHNKTEMPTHDFTDDEIKSVVSYIIYQSEHFVEVTAKEETGDGKVIGGSEKTGDSDKYFSVVLGVLLVVLLILVIVLFLIISILKNVLTQKKEQLTETEAYLVEQKFDLLAVLRSKAFIGIIAFIFICVVAYSGIMGLYSIGVTQGYEPQQPIAFSHKLHAGQYKIDCNYCHTGVRKSKNANIPSPNICMNCHSAIKTESPEIKKIYAAIENNKPIEWVRVHNLPDLAYFNHSQHVEVGGVECQTCHGPVEEMDVIRVHARLTMGWCINCHRRTAVNAEGNAYYDKLLEIHQQKGTKKPMVVADIGGINCVKCHY; this is encoded by the coding sequence ATGAGCTTTAAAGCTCTTGCCAGCTCTGATGAAAACACGGATACTGCTGCCGTTGCTCCTGCCACTACTCCTTCTTCTACTGAAAGCGCTGCGATTGGTTTTGGCGTTTCTACCGATGAAGCGATCATATCCCAGGGTAAAATTCTCTTCAGTGATAATTGCACGCAATGTCATGAAGTGAGCAATGATGATGTCATTGGCCCGGGTCTGAAAGATGTGCACAAAAGAAGGCCTCTTGAATGGATACTGAAATTTGTCAAAAATTCCCAGAAGGTAATAAAAAGCGGTGATAAATATGCGGTGGATCTTTTCAATAAACACAACAAAACCGAAATGCCCACCCATGATTTTACAGATGATGAGATCAAATCCGTTGTATCCTATATTATATATCAAAGCGAGCATTTTGTAGAAGTTACAGCTAAGGAAGAGACGGGTGATGGAAAAGTTATTGGCGGATCTGAAAAAACCGGGGATTCTGATAAATATTTTTCAGTTGTATTAGGTGTCTTACTGGTAGTTCTCCTGATCTTAGTAATTGTTCTTTTTCTGATCATTTCTATTCTGAAAAATGTACTTACCCAGAAAAAGGAACAATTAACCGAAACTGAAGCATATCTCGTTGAGCAAAAATTTGACCTGCTTGCGGTGCTGCGGAGCAAAGCTTTCATCGGTATTATCGCATTTATTTTTATTTGTGTAGTTGCCTATTCCGGTATTATGGGCTTGTATAGCATAGGTGTTACACAGGGATATGAACCTCAGCAGCCTATCGCATTTTCCCATAAGCTGCATGCCGGACAATATAAGATTGATTGTAATTATTGTCATACAGGCGTTCGTAAAAGTAAAAATGCAAATATACCATCGCCAAATATCTGCATGAATTGCCATAGCGCCATAAAAACAGAATCTCCGGAAATAAAGAAGATCTATGCAGCTATAGAAAATAATAAACCAATAGAATGGGTGCGCGTTCATAATCTCCCGGACCTGGCATATTTTAATCATTCGCAACACGTAGAAGTCGGAGGTGTTGAATGCCAGACCTGCCATGGTCCGGTTGAAGAAATGGATGTTATAAGGGTGCATGCCCGCTTAACTATGGGATGGTGTATTAATTGTCACAGACGCACAGCAGTAAATGCAGAAGGTAATGCTTATTATGATAAATTGCTTGAAATTCATCAGCAAAAAGGAACAAAAAAGCCTATGGTCGTTGCCGATATTGGAGGGATCAATTGTGTGAAGTGTCATTATTGA